From one Streptomyces sp. N50 genomic stretch:
- a CDS encoding alpha/beta hydrolase, translated as MTDFHRTDVMTVPNSSAHAKVNGQEMYYEIHGTEIEDRRPLVLLHGGVQTVGLAFGTLLPALSAERYVIAPELQGHGHTPDTDRPMTIPDLASDVVALLDELGVRQADFIGFSLGGLVALEIAVRYPERVGRLVPAAVAYSQDGFHDEVRTPDFSSPRLPSQADFQEMADAYAAVAPHPEHFQDFFAKCSAAANAPLHWTADDLRTLSAPTLLVIGDTDFFHIEHLAEMHRLIPDAQLAVLPGTTHMELMRRKVLLPLLTEFLG; from the coding sequence ATGACCGACTTCCACAGAACGGACGTGATGACCGTGCCGAACAGCTCCGCCCACGCCAAGGTGAACGGCCAGGAGATGTACTACGAGATCCACGGCACCGAAATCGAGGACCGGCGCCCGCTGGTGCTGCTGCACGGCGGTGTCCAGACCGTTGGCCTGGCCTTCGGGACGCTGCTGCCCGCGCTGTCGGCCGAGCGCTACGTGATCGCCCCCGAACTCCAGGGCCACGGCCACACCCCCGACACCGACCGGCCAATGACCATCCCGGACCTGGCCTCCGACGTGGTGGCGCTGCTCGACGAACTCGGCGTCCGGCAGGCCGACTTCATCGGATTCAGCCTCGGCGGACTGGTCGCGCTTGAGATCGCGGTCCGGTACCCGGAGCGGGTCGGACGGCTCGTGCCGGCCGCCGTCGCGTACTCCCAGGACGGCTTCCACGACGAGGTCCGCACCCCCGACTTCAGCTCGCCCCGGCTGCCCAGCCAGGCCGACTTCCAGGAGATGGCCGACGCCTACGCGGCCGTCGCACCGCACCCCGAGCACTTCCAGGACTTCTTCGCCAAGTGCTCGGCGGCGGCGAACGCCCCTCTGCACTGGACCGCCGACGACCTGCGCACGCTCAGCGCGCCCACACTCCTTGTCATCGGCGACACGGACTTCTTCCACATCGAGCACCTCGCCGAGATGCACCGGCTGATCCCCGACGCACAGCTCGCCGTGTTGCCCGGCACCACGCACATGGAGCTCATGCGCCGGAAGGTGCTGCTGCCCCTGCTCACCGAGTTCCTGGGCTGA
- a CDS encoding glutaminase: protein MVIMSPSMTFQPVLERIAGEVERMPSRGVAADYIPALAACDPRRFGMAVAELDGTVYGVGDWRQPFSTQSITKVFTLALDLAREGDELWEHVGREPSGNPFNSLVQLEYESGIPRNPFINAGALVVTDRLQTRTGDAAGELLAFLRAESGNPSLGFDKDVAASESANGDRNAALAHFMKSYGNIDNEVPVLLDQYFRQCSIEASCADLALAAGFLARHGSRADGSRLLTLTQAKQVNAVMLTCGTYDAAGEFAYRVGLPGKSGVGGGIIAIVPGRCTLAVWSPGLDERGNSVAGVAALDRFTTLTGVSVF, encoded by the coding sequence ATGGTGATCATGTCCCCATCGATGACCTTCCAGCCGGTCCTGGAGCGCATCGCCGGTGAGGTCGAGCGGATGCCCAGCCGCGGCGTGGCCGCCGACTACATCCCGGCGCTCGCGGCCTGCGACCCGCGCCGCTTCGGCATGGCCGTCGCGGAACTGGACGGCACGGTGTACGGCGTGGGGGACTGGCGGCAGCCGTTCTCCACGCAGTCCATCACCAAGGTCTTCACCCTCGCCCTCGACCTGGCCCGCGAGGGCGACGAACTCTGGGAGCACGTGGGCCGCGAGCCCTCCGGCAACCCCTTCAACTCCCTTGTCCAGCTGGAGTACGAGAGCGGCATCCCGCGCAACCCGTTCATCAACGCGGGCGCGCTCGTCGTCACCGACCGGCTCCAGACCCGTACCGGAGACGCGGCCGGGGAACTGCTCGCCTTCCTGCGTGCGGAGAGCGGGAACCCCTCCCTCGGTTTCGACAAGGACGTCGCCGCCTCCGAGTCCGCGAACGGCGACCGCAACGCGGCCCTCGCCCACTTCATGAAGTCCTACGGGAACATCGACAACGAGGTGCCCGTCCTCCTGGACCAGTACTTCCGGCAGTGCTCGATCGAGGCGTCCTGCGCCGATCTCGCGCTCGCCGCCGGGTTCCTGGCCCGGCACGGCAGCCGCGCCGACGGCTCCCGGCTGCTCACGCTCACGCAGGCCAAGCAGGTCAACGCGGTGATGCTGACATGCGGGACGTACGACGCGGCGGGCGAGTTCGCGTACCGGGTTGGGTTGCCCGGCAAGAGCGGGGTGGGCGGCGGGATCATCGCGATCGTCCCGGGCCGGTGCACGCTGGCCGTGTGGAGCCCGGGACTTGACGAGCGGGGGAACTCGGTGGCCGGGGTCGCCGCCCTCGACCGCTTCACGACCCTGACGGGTGTGTCCGTGTTCTGA
- the aspA gene encoding aspartate ammonia-lyase, with protein MSAMTRREHDLLGDRDVPGDAYWGVHTLRATENFPITGTSISVYPHLINALAAVKEAAALANEELGLLSPEKAGAIVAACREIRDGKLHDQFVVDVVQGGAGTSTNMNANEVVANRALELLGHGKGEYQFLHPNEDVNLGQSTNDVYPTAVKVATVFAVHGLLTSMAVLQDAFARKAVEFRDVLKMGRTQLQDAVPMTLGQEFSAYAVMIDEDRQRLDEAVQLIHEINLGATAIGTGLNAPAGYAESARRHLSEITGLPLVTAANLVEATQDCGAFVQMSGVLKRVAVKLSKNCNDLRLLSSGPRAGLGEINLPPVQAGSSIMPGKVNPVIPEVVNQVAFEVIGNDVTITMAAEAGQLQLNAFEPIILHSLSESITHLSAACVTLAERCVDGITANTEALRASVENSIGLVTALNPHIGYTAATDIAKEALATGRGVAELVLEKGLLPAETLAALLRPEVLAGSGPVAV; from the coding sequence ATGTCTGCCATGACCCGTCGCGAACATGATCTGCTCGGGGATCGGGATGTACCCGGTGATGCCTATTGGGGTGTTCACACTCTGCGGGCCACGGAGAACTTCCCTATCACCGGGACGTCGATCTCCGTCTATCCGCACTTGATCAATGCGCTCGCTGCCGTCAAGGAGGCCGCTGCCCTCGCCAATGAGGAGTTGGGGCTGCTCTCGCCGGAGAAGGCGGGAGCGATTGTCGCCGCCTGCCGGGAGATCCGGGACGGGAAGCTGCACGACCAGTTCGTGGTGGACGTGGTGCAGGGTGGGGCCGGTACCTCTACCAACATGAACGCCAACGAAGTTGTCGCTAACCGGGCGTTGGAGTTGTTGGGGCATGGCAAGGGGGAGTATCAGTTCCTGCACCCGAACGAGGACGTCAACCTTGGGCAGTCCACCAATGACGTGTATCCGACCGCGGTCAAGGTAGCGACCGTCTTTGCCGTGCATGGACTGCTCACGTCGATGGCTGTACTGCAGGACGCCTTTGCCCGTAAGGCTGTTGAGTTTCGTGACGTGCTCAAGATGGGCCGTACGCAGTTGCAGGACGCGGTGCCGATGACGCTCGGTCAAGAGTTCTCGGCGTATGCGGTCATGATTGACGAGGACCGTCAACGTCTTGACGAGGCTGTGCAGTTGATCCATGAGATCAACCTGGGGGCCACGGCCATCGGGACCGGGCTCAACGCACCTGCCGGCTATGCGGAGTCGGCTCGGCGGCATCTTTCGGAGATCACGGGGCTGCCGCTGGTGACGGCGGCCAATCTGGTCGAAGCCACGCAGGACTGCGGGGCGTTCGTGCAGATGTCGGGGGTGCTCAAGCGCGTCGCGGTCAAGCTCTCCAAGAACTGCAACGATCTGCGGCTGCTGTCCTCGGGGCCGCGTGCGGGGCTCGGGGAGATCAACCTGCCGCCGGTGCAGGCCGGTTCGAGCATCATGCCGGGCAAGGTCAACCCGGTGATCCCCGAGGTCGTCAACCAGGTCGCCTTCGAGGTGATCGGCAACGACGTCACCATCACGATGGCCGCCGAGGCCGGACAGCTCCAGCTCAACGCGTTCGAGCCGATCATCCTGCATTCGCTGTCGGAGTCCATCACGCATCTGAGTGCCGCCTGCGTCACGCTCGCCGAGCGGTGCGTGGACGGCATCACCGCCAACACGGAGGCACTGCGCGCGAGCGTGGAGAACTCCATCGGTCTCGTGACCGCTCTGAACCCGCACATCGGGTACACGGCCGCCACCGACATCGCCAAGGAGGCCCTCGCCACCGGCCGAGGTGTGGCCGAACTCGTCCTGGAGAAGGGGCTGTTGCCCGCCGAGACGCTCGCCGCTCTGCTGCGGCCCGAGGTCCTGGCCGGCAGTGGGCCCGTGGCCGTCTGA
- a CDS encoding asparaginase, translating to MYSSSLADPPLIREPLHAPVAHLIRGGMIEGIHYGSVVVLDADGQVQLQIGDIEAAFYPRSAIKPVQAVAMVRAGLPLDGELLSLAAASHSGEERHLTGARRILELAGLTESDLRNVPDLPFDPAVRDVWVREGRAPSRLAQNCSGKHAAMLYVSKLNGWSLDDYLDPAHPLQQAIAEIVEDLTGQRIARVTVDGCGAPLFSISLHGLARAVARITTAAPGTPEARVADAMRDHAEMASGAGRDVAAVMRAVPGLLAKDGFEGVQVAALPDGRAVAVKVSDGADRARVPVAAAGLVRAGVDPGLLGEFAGEALLGGGEPVGCVRPVRALDPVLPFSACA from the coding sequence ATGTACAGCAGTTCCCTCGCGGACCCACCCCTCATCCGTGAACCCCTCCACGCACCCGTCGCCCACCTGATCCGCGGCGGAATGATCGAGGGCATCCACTACGGCTCCGTCGTCGTCCTCGATGCGGATGGCCAGGTCCAGCTTCAGATCGGCGACATCGAGGCGGCGTTCTATCCGCGCTCGGCGATCAAGCCCGTGCAGGCCGTTGCCATGGTGCGGGCGGGGTTGCCGCTCGACGGTGAGCTGCTCTCGCTCGCCGCGGCGAGTCACTCCGGCGAGGAACGTCACCTCACCGGGGCGCGGCGGATCCTCGAACTCGCCGGGCTCACGGAGTCCGATCTGCGCAACGTTCCTGATCTCCCGTTCGATCCGGCTGTGCGGGATGTCTGGGTGCGGGAGGGGCGGGCGCCGTCGCGGCTCGCCCAGAACTGTTCCGGGAAGCATGCGGCGATGCTGTACGTGTCGAAGCTCAATGGCTGGTCGCTCGATGACTATCTCGATCCCGCGCATCCGTTGCAGCAGGCGATCGCCGAGATCGTCGAGGATCTCACCGGGCAGCGGATCGCTCGGGTGACCGTCGATGGGTGTGGGGCTCCCTTGTTCTCCATCTCCCTGCATGGGCTTGCCCGTGCTGTTGCTCGGATTACTACTGCTGCGCCGGGGACGCCTGAGGCGCGTGTTGCTGATGCGATGCGTGACCATGCGGAGATGGCGTCCGGGGCCGGGCGGGATGTGGCTGCGGTGATGCGGGCCGTTCCTGGGTTGTTGGCCAAGGACGGGTTCGAGGGGGTGCAGGTTGCTGCGCTGCCTGATGGGCGGGCTGTTGCCGTGAAGGTCTCGGACGGGGCTGATCGGGCGCGGGTGCCGGTGGCTGCCGCCGGGCTTGTTCGGGCCGGGGTTGATCCTGGGCTGCTTGGTGAGTTTGCGGGGGAGGCGTTGTTGGGCGGGGGCGAGCCGGTGGGTTGTGTTCGGCCTGTGCGGGCTTTGGACCCGGTGTTGCCGTTTTCTGCGTGTGCCTAG
- a CDS encoding amino acid permease: MSDQSLHGSEQSLRDGVQKRSGHVDAGDAGYSKSLKSRHVNMIAIGGAIGTGLFLGAGGRLADAGPSLFIAYAVCGLFAFLVVRALGELVLYRPSSGAFVSYAREFLGEKGAYVAGWMYFLNWATTGIADITAVAVYTHYWSMFSDIPQWVIALIALAVVLTVNLISVRMFGEMEFWFAIIKVSALVVFMLIGIFLLVTQHQVDGHTPGPSLITDNGGIFPNGLLPMLLIIQGVVFAYASVELVGVAAGETENPEKIMPKAINSIMWRVGLFYVGSVVLLSMLLPWNKYSAGQSPFVTVLSNIGIPAAGGVMNLVVLTAAMSSLNSGLYSTGRILRSMAMSGSAPKFTSVMSRSQVPYGGILLTSGICVLGVGLNFVVPADAFEIVLNFAAIGILSTWGMIMLCHFLFWRKTEKGELTRPSYRLPGSPWTELVTLAFLASVLVLMYADGGAGRTTVLCLPLIAAALVAGWFAVRRRVASTSSTAPDA; the protein is encoded by the coding sequence GTGAGCGACCAGTCCCTGCACGGCAGCGAGCAGTCCCTGCGCGATGGCGTGCAGAAACGATCCGGCCATGTCGACGCCGGAGACGCCGGCTACAGCAAGTCCCTGAAGTCCCGGCACGTCAACATGATCGCCATCGGCGGCGCGATCGGCACCGGCCTCTTCCTCGGCGCGGGCGGCCGCCTCGCCGACGCCGGCCCCTCCCTGTTCATCGCGTACGCGGTCTGCGGCCTCTTCGCCTTCCTCGTCGTCCGCGCGCTGGGCGAACTCGTCCTCTACCGGCCCTCGTCCGGCGCCTTCGTCTCGTACGCCCGGGAGTTCCTCGGCGAGAAGGGCGCGTACGTAGCGGGCTGGATGTACTTCCTGAACTGGGCCACCACCGGCATCGCCGACATCACCGCCGTGGCCGTCTACACCCACTACTGGAGCATGTTCTCCGACATCCCCCAGTGGGTGATCGCCCTGATCGCGCTCGCCGTGGTCCTCACCGTGAACCTGATCTCGGTGAGGATGTTCGGCGAGATGGAGTTCTGGTTCGCGATCATCAAGGTCAGCGCGCTCGTCGTCTTCATGCTGATCGGCATCTTCCTGCTGGTCACCCAGCACCAGGTCGACGGCCACACCCCCGGCCCGTCCCTGATCACCGACAACGGCGGCATCTTCCCCAACGGCCTGCTGCCCATGCTCCTGATCATCCAGGGCGTCGTCTTCGCCTACGCCTCCGTCGAACTGGTCGGCGTGGCCGCCGGCGAGACCGAGAACCCCGAGAAGATCATGCCGAAGGCGATCAACTCGATCATGTGGCGCGTCGGCCTCTTCTACGTCGGCTCGGTCGTCCTGCTGTCGATGCTGCTGCCGTGGAACAAGTACAGCGCGGGCCAGAGCCCCTTCGTGACCGTGCTGTCGAACATCGGTATCCCGGCCGCCGGCGGTGTCATGAACCTCGTCGTCCTCACCGCGGCCATGTCCTCGCTCAACTCCGGCCTGTACTCCACCGGCCGCATCCTCCGCTCCATGGCGATGTCGGGCTCCGCCCCGAAGTTCACCTCGGTGATGAGCCGCAGCCAGGTCCCCTACGGCGGCATCCTGCTCACCAGCGGCATCTGCGTCCTCGGCGTGGGCCTCAACTTCGTGGTCCCGGCGGACGCGTTCGAGATCGTCCTCAACTTCGCGGCGATCGGCATCCTCTCGACCTGGGGCATGATCATGCTCTGTCACTTCCTCTTCTGGCGGAAGACGGAGAAGGGCGAACTGACCCGCCCCAGCTACCGGTTGCCGGGCTCTCCCTGGACCGAACTCGTGACGCTGGCCTTCCTCGCCTCCGTCCTGGTCCTCATGTACGCCGACGGCGGCGCCGGACGCACCACCGTGCTGTGCCTGCCGCTGATCGCCGCCGCGCTCGTCGCCGGATGGTTCGCCGTCCGCCGCCGCGTGGCCAGCACGTCCTCCACCGCACCCGACGCGTGA
- a CDS encoding FadR/GntR family transcriptional regulator, whose amino-acid sequence MEAVLVHLRGAIERGDYAIGDKLPSEAELCRTLEISRPVLREALRALQTMGLTVSKTGKGTFVVANAVEDPTFGDYAASDLLEVRRHVEIPVAGYAALRRTPENLDHLAHLLDRMEQETDTTAWVAMDTLFHLAVAEAAQNPVFRRVIEEIRDALARQSAFLNELGGRREQSNREHRAIVEALIDGSEPDAVEAMSHHLDRVETTLTDIVRPARTDTPTEGGPEA is encoded by the coding sequence ATGGAAGCGGTGCTTGTCCACCTCCGCGGCGCCATCGAGCGCGGCGACTACGCCATCGGCGACAAGCTCCCCTCCGAGGCGGAGCTGTGCCGCACCCTGGAGATCAGCCGTCCGGTTCTGCGGGAGGCCCTGCGCGCCCTGCAGACCATGGGCCTGACCGTCTCCAAGACCGGCAAGGGCACCTTCGTGGTGGCCAACGCCGTGGAGGACCCCACCTTCGGCGACTACGCGGCCAGCGACCTGCTGGAAGTGCGCCGCCACGTCGAGATCCCGGTCGCCGGGTACGCGGCGCTGCGCCGCACCCCGGAGAACCTGGACCACCTGGCCCACCTCCTGGACCGCATGGAACAGGAGACCGACACCACCGCGTGGGTCGCGATGGACACGCTCTTCCACCTCGCCGTGGCGGAGGCCGCCCAGAACCCGGTGTTCCGCCGGGTCATCGAGGAGATCCGCGACGCGCTGGCCCGCCAGTCCGCGTTCCTCAACGAACTCGGCGGCCGGCGCGAGCAGTCCAACCGCGAGCACCGGGCGATCGTCGAGGCGCTGATCGACGGCAGCGAGCCGGACGCCGTCGAGGCCATGTCCCACCACCTCGACCGGGTCGAGACGACCCTCACCGACATCGTGCGCCCCGCGCGCACGGACACCCCCACGGAAGGCGGACCCGAGGCGTGA
- a CDS encoding undecaprenyl-diphosphate phosphatase yields the protein MSVISVGQAAVLGVVEGVTEFLPVSSTGHLKIVEGLMKIPVDDDSVVAFSAVIQVGAIAAVLLYFFKDIVRIVTAWGRGLRNREERYHHDYKFAWWVIYATIPIVIVGLAAKPLIDGPLGSLWVVAASLIVGSGVMWCADQMGRHKRGEDDTTFKDAMLVGSSQILALLFPGFSRSGATMSTGLILDLDRVAATRLSFFLGIPALTGAGIYELKDALGAGVGAAPLAVGTIVSFVVAYASIAWLLKFVAKHSFNAFVIYRIIIGLLLFGLLGTGVLNS from the coding sequence ATGAGCGTCATCAGCGTCGGTCAGGCCGCCGTCCTCGGAGTCGTCGAGGGGGTGACCGAGTTCCTTCCGGTCTCCTCGACCGGCCATCTGAAGATCGTCGAGGGGCTGATGAAGATCCCCGTGGACGACGATTCCGTCGTCGCGTTCTCGGCCGTCATCCAGGTCGGCGCCATCGCCGCCGTGCTCCTGTACTTCTTCAAGGACATCGTGCGGATCGTGACCGCGTGGGGCCGTGGCCTGCGCAACCGCGAGGAGCGCTACCACCACGACTACAAGTTCGCCTGGTGGGTGATCTACGCGACGATCCCGATCGTGATCGTGGGCCTCGCCGCGAAGCCGCTCATCGACGGTCCGCTCGGCTCGCTGTGGGTGGTCGCCGCCTCGCTGATCGTCGGCAGTGGTGTCATGTGGTGTGCCGACCAGATGGGCCGGCACAAGCGCGGTGAGGACGACACCACCTTCAAGGACGCGATGCTGGTGGGCAGTTCGCAGATCCTGGCACTGCTCTTCCCCGGCTTCTCGCGCTCCGGCGCCACCATGTCCACGGGTCTCATCCTCGACCTGGACCGCGTCGCCGCGACCCGGCTCTCCTTCTTCCTCGGCATCCCGGCCCTGACCGGCGCCGGCATCTACGAGCTGAAGGACGCCCTGGGCGCGGGCGTGGGTGCCGCCCCGCTGGCCGTCGGCACGATCGTGTCCTTCGTGGTGGCCTACGCGTCCATCGCCTGGCTGCTGAAGTTCGTCGCGAAGCACTCCTTCAACGCGTTCGTGATCTACCGGATCATCATCGGTCTGCTGCTGTTCGGGCTGCTCGGCACGGGTGTGCTCAACAGCTGA
- the crcB gene encoding fluoride efflux transporter CrcB has translation MNWVLVVAGAMVGAPLRYLTDRAVQTRHDTVFPWGTFAVNVTGCLILGVLTGAVSAGAAGPHLQLLVGTGLCGALTTYSTFSYETLRLTETGAGLYAAANVVGSVTAGLGAAFVGVSIAEALWT, from the coding sequence GTGAACTGGGTGTTGGTGGTCGCGGGGGCCATGGTCGGTGCTCCGCTCCGGTACCTCACCGACCGTGCGGTGCAGACCCGGCACGACACGGTGTTCCCCTGGGGCACCTTCGCGGTGAACGTCACCGGCTGTCTGATTCTCGGTGTGCTGACCGGTGCGGTGTCGGCCGGCGCCGCGGGTCCGCATCTCCAACTCCTCGTCGGGACAGGGCTTTGCGGGGCCCTGACGACGTACTCGACCTTCTCGTACGAGACACTGCGGCTGACCGAGACGGGGGCGGGGCTCTACGCTGCCGCCAACGTCGTCGGCAGCGTGACGGCGGGCCTCGGTGCGGCATTTGTCGGGGTGTCGATCGCGGAGGCCCTGTGGACGTAA
- a CDS encoding DUF190 domain-containing protein, with the protein MTRLTGSALRVTVFIGENDTWHHKPLYSEIVHRAHAAGLAGASVFRGIEGFGASSLIHTSRLLSLSEDLPVAIVIVDTEERVRAFLPELDELVGEGLVILDDCEVIRYVGRADEPGESDRKGKK; encoded by the coding sequence ATGACCAGGCTGACCGGCAGCGCCCTGCGCGTGACCGTCTTCATCGGCGAGAACGACACCTGGCACCACAAGCCCCTCTACTCGGAGATCGTCCACCGCGCGCACGCGGCCGGTCTTGCCGGTGCCAGCGTCTTCCGGGGCATCGAGGGCTTCGGCGCGTCCTCCCTGATCCACACCTCACGGCTGCTGTCGCTGAGCGAGGACCTGCCGGTGGCGATCGTGATCGTGGACACCGAGGAGCGTGTACGGGCCTTCCTGCCGGAGCTCGACGAACTCGTCGGCGAGGGGCTCGTGATCCTCGACGACTGCGAGGTCATCCGGTACGTGGGCCGCGCGGACGAGCCCGGCGAGTCGGATCGGAAGGGTAAGAAGTAG
- the crcB gene encoding fluoride efflux transporter CrcB — protein MTAPEAESLRARTEAPRPSVWRGQGPVVAVVALGGAIGAVARYAASLWWPAESGGFPWTTFGINVVGCAVIGVFMVVVTDVWAAHRLVRPFFGTGVLGGFTTFSTYAVDIQKLVDAGHPRTALAYLAATLLAALAAVWLGVTAARRVLKWRQR, from the coding sequence ATGACAGCTCCCGAAGCCGAGAGTCTGCGTGCCCGGACCGAGGCCCCGCGCCCGTCCGTCTGGCGCGGGCAGGGACCCGTCGTCGCGGTGGTCGCGCTCGGCGGCGCGATCGGGGCCGTGGCGCGGTACGCGGCCTCGCTGTGGTGGCCCGCGGAGAGCGGCGGGTTTCCCTGGACGACGTTCGGGATCAACGTCGTCGGGTGCGCCGTGATAGGCGTGTTCATGGTGGTCGTCACCGATGTGTGGGCCGCGCACCGGCTGGTGCGGCCGTTCTTCGGCACCGGGGTGCTCGGCGGCTTCACCACCTTCTCGACGTACGCCGTCGACATCCAGAAACTGGTCGACGCGGGCCATCCCCGCACCGCGCTGGCCTATCTCGCCGCGACCCTGCTCGCGGCCCTCGCGGCGGTGTGGCTCGGGGTGACGGCGGCCCGCCGCGTCCTGAAGTGGAGGCAGCGATGA
- a CDS encoding SMP-30/gluconolactonase/LRE family protein, producing MDHPDDRPDGRPDDRPEALLARRYVAIGGRGPEDVVADARGRVLTGVEDGRILRLDGLADPEAVRVETLADTGGRPLGLELLPDDGLLVCDAERGLLRIDLGNGAVRVLADSVAGERLRFCSNVVALSDGSVYFTVSSSRYPLHQWLGDIVEHTGTGRLLRLAPGSDTPEVVLDGLQFANGLAVSADSSFLVIAETGAYRLTRYWLTGQRAGRGEPFVEDLPGMPDNIGRAGPDGPLWVALAGPRVPPLDLLHRAPDSVRHTAARIAVRAPYRPTGTIGALAVDDEGQVIHHLVARGSSFRMVTSVCEAAGHLVLGSLRERGVALCEPPAPK from the coding sequence ATGGACCACCCTGATGACCGACCCGATGGCCGACCAGATGACCGCCCGGAGGCCCTGCTCGCCCGCCGCTACGTCGCGATCGGCGGCCGCGGTCCCGAGGACGTGGTCGCCGACGCGCGCGGCCGGGTGCTGACCGGTGTCGAGGACGGCCGCATCCTCCGCCTCGACGGACTGGCCGACCCCGAGGCGGTCCGGGTGGAGACCCTCGCCGACACCGGCGGCAGGCCGCTCGGCCTCGAACTCCTCCCGGACGACGGCCTGTTGGTGTGCGACGCGGAACGCGGACTGCTGCGGATCGACCTCGGGAACGGCGCGGTGCGCGTCCTCGCCGACTCGGTGGCGGGGGAGCGGCTGCGGTTCTGCAGCAACGTGGTCGCGCTGTCCGACGGCAGCGTGTACTTCACCGTCTCCAGCAGCCGCTACCCGCTTCACCAATGGCTCGGCGACATCGTCGAACACACCGGCACAGGACGGCTGTTGCGTCTCGCGCCCGGCAGCGACACCCCCGAAGTCGTCCTGGACGGACTCCAGTTCGCCAACGGCCTTGCTGTCAGCGCCGATTCGTCCTTCCTGGTGATCGCGGAGACCGGCGCGTACCGCCTCACCCGCTACTGGCTCACCGGACAGCGGGCGGGCCGTGGCGAACCCTTCGTCGAGGATCTCCCCGGCATGCCCGACAACATCGGGCGCGCGGGCCCCGACGGACCGCTCTGGGTGGCCCTCGCCGGACCCCGCGTGCCCCCGCTCGACCTCCTCCACCGCGCCCCGGACTCCGTACGACACACCGCCGCCCGGATCGCCGTACGTGCGCCCTACCGCCCCACGGGCACGATCGGGGCTCTCGCGGTCGACGACGAGGGACAGGTCATCCACCACCTCGTCGCGCGCGGCTCCTCCTTCCGTATGGTCACCAGCGTCTGTGAGGCCGCCGGTCACCTCGTGCTGGGCAGCCTGCGGGAACGCGGTGTCGCCCTGTGCGAGCCGCCCGCCCCGAAGTGA